A region of the Arachis hypogaea cultivar Tifrunner chromosome 15, arahy.Tifrunner.gnm2.J5K5, whole genome shotgun sequence genome:
AATTTACTCTAAATAAAGTCAATTTCACTTTTaatatacatgttttaaaaaatcGCGTTTAATATAAAGAGggctgctacacatacaagtattTTTGGTATATAATTTCATATAAGTTAGctcaaatccaataaaaataatttttaatttagattgcGTGTAAACACACACGTCCTTAACTCTTAAATAGCGTAAACGGTTTTTTTTCCTCAATCAAAACCGCAACGCTCAAAATTCAAACAAATatcaaaatctcttaaaatcgtCGCGAAAAGTGAAGGAAGTTATGAAGCTAAAttcgaaaagaattatgagaaaatgaaatgagaatatgaagaagaagaagcagcagaaatgaagagaaagaagaggaagaattttgaattatgtagaacttatcagcatacatacaccaaaaattcttaaacaatacacttaaaTATCTTTGTATTACACcgaaattttcttcttcttcttcttcttcttcttcttctttagttgaatgaatgtaatttCATCATCTTTCAaataattttgtagcattatgtgtttcttcttcttttttgtttgaatttttttcttgttaaaagagtaaaacaagaagaaacttgagaaggtaaaacaaaaagaaaaagatgaataagaaaaaaaagaagaagaagatggtgatgatgatgaaaaaagaagaagaagcaacagaagatgaggaggaagagaaagagttttgaattatgcagaacttatcagtacaaaaacaccaaaaattcttaaacaacatacttaaatatcttcgtgttacaccaaaatttgctgcaaatatagaaaaatgtttcttctaatactgcatttttttccttcttcttctttttttcttatttctttctttcttttagttgaatgaatgtaagttcattctcttccaaataattttgtagcattatgtgtttcttcttcttctttgtttgatttttttgtttttattattgttaagagagtaaaacaagaaaaaacttgagaagataaaacaagaaaaaaaagatgaataagaaaaagaagaagatgatgatgatgatgaaaaagaagaagaagcagcataaGATGAGGAGAAGGGAGAATAAGagtttgaattatgcagaacttatcagcacacatacattcaaaattcttaaacaatacacttaaaTATTCTCGTGTTACACCAAAATTTactacaaatacagaaaaatattttctttaatgcataactcttacattacattcaattcaaaccatcaacgatgaacaacaatttcacaaacaaaaacaacattattcacctacagaatcataagctactaacgaaaatattaactaaaatcgAATCACACCTCAatcacttgattggattcaaaacaataatcaacttTGTTTTGATTCAATataattgacaatctgaacttgaattattcattatcttcaacaacgagataactgttCAAAACTGATTTTAGAGCTTGACTTCAAAAACGTGGAGAACGAACGAAGAGAAACATAGAGAATGCAGAAATAGAAAAGAACGTAAATCGAAAAcgttgaaaaaatttaaaaacgaaAACGAAATCCTTTTGAAAAAGGCAATTATATATTTGCGTGTTAATTGAAAAATTAGTTAGATAGTGACGCATGAGGTGAATTAGGTTAAAGAGACTTGTATGCACTTATATAGAATAATGACTTATATATATGTGgagaatatttataatataaatatgtCTAAATACACATTATTGGATTTCTACtcatacaaagaaaaaaaaaactgtttttatttttatatttttttagcagtctcgttttttttttttaactcctCCAGCAACTGCATATAATAATATAGTGGAGGATATGTGGATATCGAGTGGTGAATGGTGGCCGATTGGTAGTTGTCGGCCTAATTCGAAGTAAAATTTTAGCCAATTTCATCCCAATAAGCATTTGTCCAATAAAGCTGTATTTGTTTATTGGATAGGACATTTCGATAAGAATACTGAGATATAAAATTGTATTTGACAGATGAGATATAGATAGAAATATTgtgttcaaaaatattaaattagtgtattttatatCCATTCTAACAGAAGACACTAataagagacacaacttattttttatttttttattatttttattaattttttataattatattttttattattatatttttttcctcaagttttatgaataaaaaaaatgaaaataaattatattttcatcatttgttatattttatcactaaacaaaatataaaaatactaaattttgtgtctctgtctttTATGTCTTGCTCTCCGTGTCTTGTCTTGTATTGACCTGTTCTGTGTcgttggaaattttttttttgttgtgttgaCTATTAAActtttaaacttctttaattgtcgtaTTTGTGTTATAtgatttcaatgttatgactttgtAAAATAGTAtgacaaatttttatttaaattgattaaaaaaactgAACAACCGAACCAAATAAAACTGATTTCAATTGGTTAGATTTGATTCGGATGGTTtcgataaaaaaaaacaaaccaaaccgaaccaaaccgcaccgcaaacaCCCCTATTGACCAGACGATGAATACAACAGATGGGCTGAGCTCGCGGAAGAAGAGAGTAGGGGTTGGAGACTTAGGGGCAGTGGCTACACAGACGGACAGCGGCAATGGCTCGACAGACAGACGGCGACAATGGCTCGACAGACAAACGGCGGTAGTAGCTCGAAGAGAAGCTAGAGTTGAAAAAGGGGGAGTGATTCAGACTTCAAAGCTCTGGACTTCTGGTCGAGTGAGTGAGAGTGAAGTAAAATGAAACAAACTAAAATGACGTCGTTTCTTCAAACTGGCCGGTTCTTAGTTTGGTCTAACCGGTCGGTTCTTAGCCGATCCAGCAGTTTTCTACCAATTTTTTTATCAACAATTTTATATGCCTAATTAGACCGTTAATATCATTGGTTCATAGTTGGACTGATCTGGTTAGCCGATTCAATCCAGTTTTTAAAACCATGAGAATTATACACTGCTAACTATATCTATCTTTCCAGAAGCTTATGCAAAAGTTTTGaataggcttcagtctgatcattgccctattctggtgcgttgtaaaggtcgtcctcagcctaaagggaatcgacctttccattttgttgctgcttgggctactcatccagggtatagggatattgtgaatcagtcatggtggtctggtaataaagagattcatggcaagctttcggaagtacaaaagaattcactagagtttaactcgaaggtatttggtaatatttttgttaagaaatgtgaattacagcagcagattaattatttacaaaaacgtttggaagtggtggatagcatttatttgcgtcagaaagagcaacagttgcttgatgattataataatactctagtgcaagaagagctcctatggttccaaaagtccagagagcaatgggtaaggttcggggatagaaatacaagattctttcatattcaaactcttgtGCGAAGGAAGCATAATAAAATTTATGGCCTTTTTCCCAAGGATGGAGTGTGGAAACTGATCAAgaggttctgagtcaagaagcagagtctttctataaaagcttattctgtcatttggatgatgttgatttgggttgccttggtgatgtgcctcttccttctctgaatgaggaagcttgcaataatcttacagtaccagttactatggaggaagtcagaacagctgtttttcacatgaactcctttttcattggtcttgatgtttggaagatggtgAAGCAGGCATTCTCTGGTGTtactcttgatccgagaatgatggagactttactggttctTATTCTAAAGGTTGAATCACcagtatctatgaaagatttcaggctAATTAGTCTTTGTAATatagtttacaagatcatcacgaaggtccttgttaataggctcCGTCCTCATCTTGCGAagattgttggcccgcttcaaggaggatttattccgggacgaagaacccctgacaacatcattattgctcaagaagtcctccactttatgaagaagactaaatcaaagaaaggcacactggcgTTTAAGATTGATCtagagaaagcttatgacagagttgactggaggtttttagctcatacccttaagagctttggttttcctattcctacaattaatttgattatgaattgtgtcactgcttcctccttatctattctttggaatgggaatcgtctgaatggctttactcATAGCCggggtcttagacaaggagaccctatgtcaccctatctttttgtgttgtgtatggagcgattggcatgctttattagtcatcaggttgatttgggcttgtgggagccggttgctgtttctagagggggaccaaggatatcccacttaatgtttgcggatgacttgcttctattctgtaaagctacaaagaaacaagtgcaaaatgtgatgttggttttagagactttttgcaaagcatctgggatgaagattaatgtggagaagtctaaagcgctttgctccaagaatgtctatgcaacaaggaaagaggttttcactggggtatcctctatcagatttgtctaggacttgggcaagtatcttggggttacccttagccattctagggtgaccCGTTCAACTTTCAATGGTGTCTTGGATAAGATTCGAAGTAGACTAGCAAGCTGGAAAGAGAGTTTACTTAATCGGgctggtagactctgcttggttaattctgttgcaGCTGCGATTCCCACATACtagatgcaggtctctattttttccaaaggaatcattagtaaattggagtctatgatgaggaattttctttggaaaggacaagttgatagaagatgattgaatcttgttagttggaaggtactggttactccaaaaaaaaattatggagaGTTGgagattagagatccttattgtgtgaATATTGTTCTTCTTGGGAAGCTAATTTGGACTTTTTTTCAGCAGCCAAACAAGTtatgggtccaattgttggatgtcaaataccgatcatctctatataACTGTTTTAGTTGTCCTAAAAACAAGGGCTCTCCCATTTGGAGGAGTCTCTGCAAGGCTTGagaagtgttgaaggatgggtttgcttggtgtattggggatttgaaccagaatttttggttttctaactggaggagagaaggacggttatctaatgagatggattatgttcacatttctgagtCGAATCTCCagatacaggatatttggtcggttggtaggtggcatttggatactctttattctcctttatctcaaaatctgaaaggtaatattctctcttacaatccagatgtgtaagcaggtccggaagtgggttggtattggttTGGGTCTGCTGCaaaagtctatgactcacgcaatggttacttgtggttgtgtaagaaGCTTTTTGGTTAGAAGGAGCGGGAGAATTGGTTTTGGCTTTAgcgtcagcttgttccggaaaagcataagtttttggtttggttgtgtcttaaggaggctcttcctactgcaaattttcgctttagaagagggatgttgTCATCAGATAGGTGCCCAAGATGTCTTTCTAaccaggaatcggttttacattgtattcgggattgcccaaaagctcagcttgtatgACACAGGTTGGATATTTCCTGTCATCcattggatttgaagaactggttcttgtatcatagcagagagcatccgttcaagttcttttcgagactttggtggatatggagagtaaggaataatgacatctttaatcctcatgaaacttggccttcggaaaaaagtgatttgtctggcattaacttcagaaaaggagcttaggaatatttttgaattacaacgtatatCCCTTctctctactctaaatggtttttggaatcctccatccattggtactttcaagattaattgtgatgctagttatcttggttcgggtgatagtgttggttttgcttgtgttattagagattgtaatgggagttggcaaagggggtgtttaggaatgattgagagtaatagtattcttcaaggggaattgtttgctatttagagaggatatctcttagtttgggatgtgggtcaaggagatgttatttgtgagatggATTGTGtagaagcatttaatcttgttacttaTCACCAAGatagttttgggtttattgatccattggtgctcaaaataagagatatcatgcattggaattagtgtgttgactttcgtttgattatgagagatgcaaatacggtggcagatactatggcaaagatggcgatgagttaaatctcaatttggcCCCTGAAATTTAGCCCGATGCTCAGAATGACCCCCACAATTTCGTTGGCCCTAATTAGAACCCCAAATTTGTAATTGTGGCTCCAACTTGCCCCTGCGATCATATCCGTCACCAGAATGCTGATTTGATGCAATTGCATGACACAGTGGACACTACTTAAACGACGTCGCATTGGTTTCGCGCCCAAACCCTTTGGAAACCACGTCGTTTCAGTTTTTTGTGGGTTAAAACTCTTTCTTTCCACTACAATGATCATAAGTTGCCAAATATCAAGAAAACTCTTACACTACGTGGTTTTCAAAGGGTTTGCGCGTGAAATCAATGCGCCGTCGTTTAAGTAGTGTCCATCATGTCATGCAATTGCGCTAGATCAGCATTTCGGTGACGGAGATGATCGCAGGGGCAAGTTGGAGCCACAATTATAAATTTGAGAGTCTAATTGGGGCCAACGAAATTGTGGGGGTCATTCTGAGAATCAGGCCAAATTTTAAAGGCCAAATTGAAATTTAACTCGATGGCGATGAAATACAACTTTCTCATGCGAAACTTCTTTCATCTTGAGAGGAGTTTAAGAATAATCTTAAAAGgaattatttttctgtttaaaaagatcttttatttaatttttttagtttatttcggtCACTACAAAATATCAGCTAGCTGTTATAATTGACAACATGACAATGATTGTGCAATATCAGCAATTTGTTTACTAACTCAcgtaaaaaataaactaaaaaatttatatctAGTTCAAAATTTAATATAAGGGGTCAAATTAGTGTAATTAGAATCTCAACGCGAAATCCAATACGGAGGAACACTAAAATTGTAGTCCCTTCTGTTACTTCAAGAAAGACAGTCCATGTGAGGAGGGACTTTACTCGTCTAATAAAATTTCAACATGtggcaaattttaaaaaaataaaaatatatattatgtatatattaataaGTTAGACGTtcccataaaataaaaaaaataagttatacgTTACATATATATATTAACGTTGATGATATATATTATactttacatatatattaataaaaatggaAAGGACCGTTgcatatgtattatatataatacatatattaataaaaatatatgattgttattatatcattgttattattaataaattaatatttttataataataaattattttttaatttataaattttaataatattattataaaaataatatttatattaattttaattatttttattaattaattaaataagatcataataaaaactaagtttaatttattttaatacaaaaatattttaaaattttatttatttataattaaaaaattaatataaaattattttttataataagtagatcataaataaaggataaaatgagttttttttagaaaataaaaataactattttgttTAAGTACTAATTTTactggaaaaagaaagaagaaaaaaagcggattaatttttttatatattaaaaaaaatttggtgtaatactcaattattagattttatgttattttttaaaattatagaaataGTATAGTACACCTTCTTGTATTGTATGTATTGTATATAATATACAATACAAGAAGACGTATTGTCAATACAAAAAAAACGTATTATACTGTtctcacaattttaaaaaataccataaaatctaatagttaattatTACACCAAAATTATACCaatacctaaaaaaataaaaggaaaagcgGCAGTGGCAGagcatttttaaaataaatagtagagaaataaataataaaataataataaggcGAATGTCGTCTTAAGCTAGCTAACAGCCCATATTTATTGCTTAAATGGTTAATAGAAAAAGAAGGATAGCCCATGCCACCGCCAATCAATTCCATCCTCCGTCAACCACCTCCGCCACTCCCACTCATGTCGTCTCTCACGACGCGCCACGTGGCAGTCATCGGAGCTGGTGCCGCCGGCCTAATTGCCGCTCGCGAGCTCCGACGAGAAGGGCACCACGTGGTGGTGTTCGAGCTAGGCGAGCAAGTTGGCGGGACCTGGGTGTACACTCCGGAGAGCGAATCGGACCCGCTAGGCGTGGACCCGAAGCGCAGGGTGGTGCACTCGAGCCTGTACGATTCGCTCCGAACGAACCTGCCTCGGGAGTGCATGGGGGTTCGGGATTACCCGTTCGAGAGGAGAGAGGGGAAAGACAGGGACCCGAGAAGGTTCCCGGGTCACAGGGAGGTGCTGATGTACCTGCAGGATTTCGCTGCCGATTTCGGGATCGGAGAAGTTGTGAGGCTGCAGACGGAGGTGGTGATCGCTGGGTTGGGAGAGGAAGGGAAGTGGAGGGTGAGATCCAGGCCGTCCAATCACAACAGAATGAGATCTGATGATTGCGATTGTGTGGATGAGATTTACGACGCCGTTGTTGTTTGCAATGGCCACTACGTTCAGCCTCGCATCGCTGACAATATCCCTggtttgttttctgtttttagtTACTGTCCCCaccttctttccttgtttttataTGCGCCTTTCACTTTTCAATAAttattaaagtatttatttaaaacaattttaaattttaataattttatttcttgATTTATGATTTGTGTCAAGTTTAGAACTTAGGAGGGATTTGtctattatttcttttttctttggtacattattatttatttcttttctcgaATTCGCGAAATAATAATGCTTTTTCTAGGGCCTACATGATTTGTAATGGCTAATGTCAAATCTGCCCTGGGAAAGTACGGGCTATACTCCAAGAGTTGGCCCAAAACCAAACTGTGACAAAATAGTTATTAGATTGCTCCGGTTCAGGTCATTACCAAAAACAAAATATTCTTAGATTGCCCCTCTTTTGGACtctttttaaagaaaaaacaaattTCATACATACACGTTAATTTGTGAAGGAAAATTATATCTCCTTTAGCTATTCAAGCTACCGCGAAAATCTTGAGGGCGGAAACGTCAATCCCAGTAATTGATAATTAACAAGAGAATGAGATGAAATTCATTATTTATGCTCGTGTTTTGTTTCGTTCcatgttttaatttaaaatctttgcaGGGATTACTGCATGGCGAGGGAAGCAAATGCACAGCCACAATTATAGGACACCTGAGCCTTTTCAAGATCAAGTATGTGCCTGCAAAAGCATTTTTTGGCCTGTATTATACTGCTAATACTCTCTAGCTCCATTAAAATATCATATGTTGTTGCTCTACGTTTGATATTTTTTAGCGTATCTGGTTTTTCCATTTCAACTCGGGCAGGTGATTGTTCTAATAGGTGGTGCAGC
Encoded here:
- the LOC112749606 gene encoding flavin-containing monooxygenase FMO GS-OX-like 4, with product MPPPINSILRQPPPPLPLMSSLTTRHVAVIGAGAAGLIAARELRREGHHVVVFELGEQVGGTWVYTPESESDPLGVDPKRRVVHSSLYDSLRTNLPRECMGVRDYPFERREGKDRDPRRFPGHREVLMYLQDFAADFGIGEVVRLQTEVVIAGLGEEGKWRVRSRPSNHNRMRSDDCDCVDEIYDAVVVCNGHYVQPRIADNIPGITAWRGKQMHSHNYRTPEPFQDQVIVLIGGAASAVDISRDIATVAKEVHIVDRSLNENAIGKLPGHDNMWLHSMIDSVHQDGRVIFKDGDTVGAEIIVHCTGYKYDFPFLETNGEVSVDENRVGPLYKHVFPPALAPWLSFVGLPWKVVPFPMFELQTKWIAGALSNRLALPSKEEMTQDTEAFYSSLEASGTPKRYTHNMANYQWDYDNWIADQCGIPGIEEWRVEMYKFASKNKRLRPESYRDEWDDDELVLEAQRDFSKYLN